The Funiculus sociatus GB2-C1 DNA window GGGACATGGGAAGGGGACGACCTTGAGGAGTGTCTCCAGATGGTTTATGATTCCCGTGCCCCGCTGGAATTTTAAGCGTGTATTTGCTCGACACCAACCACTGTAGCCGCATTATTGAAGGAGATGCCGTTGTCCGTCGCCGCCTCATCGAGTTGGGCCAGGTGCCAGTGGCTACCAGTGTCATTGTTTGCGGGGAACTCATTTTCATGGCACAAAATTCACAACAGAAGGCGGCTAATCTAATCCGAGTGCAAGCTTTTGTACAAGGCATCGACATCTATTCGGTGGACAGGGAAACTGCCCATATCTACGGTGAATTTAAAGCGGAAATCATCGCTCAGTTTGGCCCCAGAGAAAAAAGTAGACGCAGAACAACCAGGATTGAAGCTTTAGGCGTGAGCGAGAATGATCTGTGGATTGCTGCTACTGCCTTGCGTCACGGTCTGACTGTGGTTTCATCTGATAGTGATTTTGAACGGATGCGAGAGGTAAGAACGCTTCCAGTAGAAAATTGGTCATCGCCGCCGTCACCTCCCTTACTTGAGCCTTGAATGGGTGTTAGTGTATCTTCACTCCTTGCGATTAGCCCCACAGCAAATCCCTCACTTTTCACGATGAGCGATCGCAGCACCCAGTCCTGCTCCAATGTCTACAATTACTGCAACTTTAGAGAGATTTATCAGTTCTAACCCTTATTGATTGGTAGTCTTACCTCAAGAACACCTGGAAAATAGTTACGATGACACAACTGCGTGCCTTGATTTTTGACATTGATGGAACGATGGCAGATACCGAGCGAGATGGTCATCGCGTTGCTTTCAATCGTGCCTTTGCTGAAGCTGGTTTAGATTGGGATTGGTCAGCTGAGCTGTATGGAGAGTTACTTGAGGTTACGGGGGGAAAGGAACGCATTCGCTTTTACTTGGAGCAGTATCGACCGGATTTCGAGCCACCGACTGACTTGGACAAGTTTATCGCTGACATTCATGCGACCAAAATCAAATGTTTCCAACAATTGGCGGCTGAGGGGGCTATGCCGTTGCGCGTAGG harbors:
- a CDS encoding PIN domain-containing protein, with amino-acid sequence MYLLDTNHCSRIIEGDAVVRRRLIELGQVPVATSVIVCGELIFMAQNSQQKAANLIRVQAFVQGIDIYSVDRETAHIYGEFKAEIIAQFGPREKSRRRTTRIEALGVSENDLWIAATALRHGLTVVSSDSDFERMREVRTLPVENWSSPPSPPLLEP